In Papaver somniferum cultivar HN1 chromosome 1, ASM357369v1, whole genome shotgun sequence, a genomic segment contains:
- the LOC113325951 gene encoding putative disease resistance protein RGA1, with product MAMDNILVNGVTEILKPLIALISEQITLAWGVKDDLKKLKGTLESIQALISSAEEKQVNDPTVRLWLRRLKDIVYDADDVMDEFTYESMRPRKHKVRDLVSSGNPLLFQFKMARKIRAINEKLDEIYKNSDMYHLQTTSASQDHQTREQRNRLTSSILDDSILLGRKGAKSDIIKVLTDKSSPSLSTSSSGISSQSENISTLSIVGMGGLGKTTVAQMIYENDSIVRNFEPRGWVCVSDDFDIYKILKDIIESITLKKCEDPSNVDVLAKQVKEKLIGKKYLLVLDDLWNEDIRDWDKLKSFLVYGGLGSKILVTTRNHKVSSVVGGTVHDLIRVSDDVCWSIIEKKVSSQGGAVLTPDMTNIGRDIAEKCDGLPLAANSLGSLMCSRRKKSYWLSIINNNDLWSTPEHKKVISILKLSYDNLPSPLQQCFSYCCIFPKDWIIHRETLIRLWMAEGFLSPSSGGDDISFEDIGNEYFDYLVWSSFFQDVQKDRLLGDVATCKMHDLVHDLATSVIDCNEFGIGKVRDGKEEVSEVRRLRVAI from the coding sequence ATGGCTATGGACAATATTCTAGTGAACGGTGTAACTGAGATCTTGAAACCGTTAATCGCTCTAATTTCTGAACAGATTACTCTGGCATGGGGTGTAAAAGATGACTTAAAAAAGCTCAAGGGAACCTTGGAGTCAATTCAAGCTCTCATTAGTTCTGCTGAGGAAAAACAAGTGAATGATCCTACCGTGAGACTTTGGTTAAGAAGGCTTAAAGACATCGTTTATGATGCTGACGACGTAATGGATGAGTTTACTTATGAATCTATGCGTCCTCGTAAACACAAGGTACGGGATCTTGTTTCATCCGGCAACCCACTTTTATTCCAATTCAAGATGGCACGTAAAATTCGAGCCATCAATGAAAAGTTAGATGAAATTTACAagaacagtgatatgtatcatttgCAAACTACTAGTGCTTCCCAGGACCATCAAACTAGGGAGCAACGTAACCGATTAACCTCGTCTATTTTAGATGATTCAATTCTTCTAGGGAGGAAGGGTGCAAAATCAGACATAATAAAGGTATTGACCGACAAGTCGTCGCCATCATTATCCACTTCGTCATCTGGGATTTCTTCTCAATCAGAGAACATTTCCACTTTATCCATTGTGGGCATGGGGGGACTGGGTAAGACAACTGTAGCTCAAATGATCTACGAAAATGACTCCATAGTAAGAAACTTTGAGCCAAGAGGTTGGGTTTGTGTCTCTGATGACTTTGATATTTATAAGATTTTAAAAGATATCATTGAGTCCATTACTCTAAAGAAATGCGAGGATCCATCAAATGTCGACGTACTAGCAAAACAAGTCAAGGAAAAATTGATTGGTAAGAAATATTTGCTAGTACTCGATGATTTATGGAATGAGGATATTAGAGATTGGGATAAACTGAAAAGTTTCCTTGTTTATGGCGGCTTGGGCAGCAAAATATTAGTCACTACCCGCAACCACAAGGTTTCATCTGTTGTTGGTGGCACAGTTCATGATTTGATAAGAGTATCGGATGATGTTTGTTGGTCCATTATCGAGAAGAAAGTATCATCCCAAGGTGGAGCAGTATTGACTCCAGACATGACAAATATTGGAAGGGATATAGCAGAGAAATGTGATGGTTTACCACTTGCAGCAAACTCTCTAGGAAGTTTAATGTgttcaaggagaaagaaaagttATTGGTTATCCATCATAAACAATAATGATTTGTGGAGTACACCAGAACATAAAAAAGTCATATCGATATTAAAATTGAGCTATGATAATTTACCTTCGCCTTTGCAACAGTGTTTCTCATACTGTTGTATATTTCCTAAAGACTGGATAATACATAGAGAAACCTTAATTCGATTATGGATGGCAGAAGGATTTCTTTCGCCATCCAGTGGAGGAGATGATATATCTTTTGAAGATATAGGAAATGAGTATTTTGATTATTTGGTGTGGAGTTCGTTCTTTCAAGATGTGCAGAAGGATAGATTATTGGGTGACGTTGCGACATGTAAGATGCATGATTTGGTACATGATCTTGCGACGAGTGTCATAGATTGTAATGAATTTGGGATTGGAAAGGTAAGAGATGGGAAGGAAGAAGTTTCTGAAGTTCGTCGCTTACGGGTTG
- the LOC113348288 gene encoding benzyl alcohol O-benzoyltransferase-like, translating to MAFSALEFTVRRREPELIVPAKPTPYGSKFLSDIDDRKGHRFHTPTIHFYRNKRDICMASTCKIDNIVDVIKKALANTLIFYYPFAGRLREAPGEKLLVECTGQGVLFVEADADFSLSQLGGDFLKPPFPYLEQLVYAPAEAEDILHCPLLFIQVTRLLCGGFIIGFSNNHTICDAQGLHQFKTALAEIARGEPYPSMLPVWERELLNARDPPQVTFAHQEYDVIANYKEKFISLDDMVQRSFFFGPKELTVLRQRVPPHQQACTTFEFLTAWLWRCRTVAIGYDPKEEVRVAIAVNTRGKFHSPLPTGFYGNAVAYPVAVSTTEKLIQDPLSYALELVKKAKDEVNEEYIRSTADLMSIKGRPIISTVRTYFVSDLRRVWNADEVDFGYGEVVYGGQAIGNKPTSNHWMSSYYMSHKNNKGDKGSLVSVCLPTLAMKKFVVEIESMHND from the exons ATGGCTTTCTCGGCTCTTGAGTTCACTGTTCGAAGAAGAGAACCTGAACTGATAGTTCCGGCTAAACCCACACCGTACGGATCTAAATTCTTGTCGGACATTGATGATCGAAAAGGTCATCGCTTCCATACACCTACTATTCATTTTTATAGAAACAAGAGGGATATTTGTATGGCTAGTACTTGCAAGATAGATAACATTGTCGATGTCATTAAGAAGGCATTAGCAAATACACTTATTTTTTACTACCCATTTGCGGGTAGGCTTAGAGAAGCTCCTGGAGAAAAGCTACTTGTAGAATGCACTGGTCAAGGTGTGTTGTTTGTCGAGGCTGATGCTGATTTTAGTCTCAGTCAATTGGGTGGTGATTTCTTAAAACCTCCATTCCCTTATTTGGAACAGCTTGTTTATGCCCCGGCTGAAGCTGAAGATATCCTCCACTGCCCTTTGTTATTCATACAG GTGACTAGGCTTCTGTGCGGGGGGTTCATTATTGGATTTAGCAATAACCATACTATTTGTGATGCGCAAGGTTTACACCAATTCAAGACGGCTCTAGCTGAAATTGCTCGAGGGGAACCCTATCCATCTATGCTTCCGGTGTGGGAAAGAGAATTACTGAATGCTCGAGACCCACCACAAGTTACGTTTGCACATCAAGAGTATGATGTTATAGCAAATTATAAAGAAAAATTTATATCCCTTGATGACATGGTTCAACGCTCTTTCTTTTTTGGCCCCAAGGAATTGACAGTTCTAAGACAACGTGTACCCCCTCACCAGCAAGCATGCACCACCTTTGAGTTCCTCACAGCGTGGTTGTGGAGATGTCGCACAGTTGCAATTGGATATGATCCTAAGGAAGAAGTACGTGTGGCAATTGCAGTTAATACACGTGGGAAATTTCATTCACCATTACCTACAGGATTTTACGGCAACGCAGTTGCATATCCTGTGGCAGTATCAACAACAGAGAAGTTGATCCAAGATCCCTTGAGTTACGCACTGGAGTTGGTGAAAAAAGCAAAGGATGAAGTGAATGAAGAATACATAAGATCAACAGCGGATCTAATGTCAATAAAAGGGCGGCCTATCATTTCTACGGTGCGGACCTATTTTGTGTCAGATTTGAGACGTGTGTGGAATGCTGATGAGGTTGATTTTGGGTATGGAGAAGTAGTGTACGGTGGGCAAGCAATAGGTAATAAACCAACTTCAAATCATTGGATGTCAAGTTATTATATGTCCCACAAGAACAACAAAGGAGACAAAGGTAGTCTAGTATCAGTTTGTTTGCCGACTCTTGCCATGAAGAAGTTTGTTGTAGAGATTGAAAGCATGCATAATGATTAA